The Cucurbita pepo subsp. pepo cultivar mu-cu-16 chromosome LG05, ASM280686v2, whole genome shotgun sequence nucleotide sequence GTCTATAGCGCCCTCGAACGGcctcctcgaacaaaatacaatCGTCGGTCGACAcctgagtcacttttgactacacttttaGGATTCACAATTTCTTCGTTCGAAATTTAAGGATTCTATTGGCAATGGTAAGTTAAGAGCGTGGtattttattagaatttttttacttaattattattattattattattctctttcTAACAGCTGattttaaacattttgttgcaaaataaattgaatatggagaaaattttctaaattaattttgatatttcttttactaaaatcaattttaagaaCATAAAAAATCTAGCTCGAGCAGTACGAGGATTTCCATACTGTCGTCTCCACGTCATGTATGCACTGAATGGAGAacatttcttttgtaattacttaattttaaattaattactttttatttatttgtccTTCTTATCCAGTTAATccatttttagttatttaaaaaaatattttaaatttaaaaacataatttcatgaatcatttattaaaagaaaaacattttattgCTTTGTTCGTCTCCCACGCggattaattattattatttaattttataaaataacttttaaaataattttctgtTGTGTTATAATTAAAGTGTCTATGcatgcaaataaataaaatttaattttattaattaaaattaatatgagAGTAATTAGGGATAGTTGGAGGAcgtgaaagagaaagctgAAAAGCTCTAATGGCCTTAGCCGCAACTTTTGGTCCCTTGGCTTGGCGCTGGGGCCACGAATCTTCCCTCGCTTTCCCACTTgtttcacaaatttaaactattttttatttttttacttatattttaaattaatctcgctactaaaaaaaatattgaattatttacGAATCTAGATattagaaaattcaaaaatattagtCTTGTTCGAGCgagaacataaaataattagaagcTAAATTGAATGACTTTTACAAAAACGCGTTACATGTCGAATTTGTGAATAAATTCCCTCGAGTTACTTTTCAGTATATATTTAGAGCATCTTCAACTTTTGAACCGCTAAGATTCCTAATTTCACAAGAATaaagaatttcaaagtttgaaaatagtttttttttttttttgtctttttataatttaaatttgaataaaaattacgATCGGTTCGTAATTAGTTGGActcatccaaaattttgagacTGGCTCGAATGACTCGTATGGAATTCAGAACCGACCCCAATTGAACCCACAATTTACAAGTTGGGTccaatttgtttatttttaactattttataaaaaattatacgtATTCACCATAAAATTCTAATATTAAACATTCTCAAGTCACACATTGTTACTAAATTTTATTGCAAATGTcgaatattattaattttgtttgagtttagttcgtgaattttattttcacgTCTCATGTCTGTCAATTTAACATGACCAAAATGAATCAATTCGAACCAAACTAACAGATATAGGGTTAAGTAACTCGAATGGTTCGGTTAATTAGATCATATAAAtaccttcttttaaaatgaCATAATTTTGGTGCAATTTTGGGAAGATGGGTCAATTTTGGGGTGAAGTTGTGAGAATTAGAAACTAAGTGTGGAGAAAAATGGAccactttatatatatatatatatatatatatatatatatatatatatataatatttttaaggtATGGTGGGAGGTTATGAATATTGGTTCtctatgatgtcaattttggcATTCATCCCACCACTAGCTTACTCTCATGGTGTGTATTGTAACTTATAAATCCACCCCATTATTTTTGCCTTTTTGTATCATTACAATCCTTTCTAAGTCAACTTTGCTTTAATAATGCTTCCCCTTCCTTTGATCTTTTAATTATGccacaaattatttttattttttattttgtttttcgcCTTTTAGAACTATATACTTAAACGACTACACGAGTATAtactaatattattaaaagctCGAAGTTTTCAGCTAATATACAAAGGGTGCACACGACTGGACGAATTCAAAATGTCgtgttggttgggttggtgactcGAACAACTCGAATAGAGTAATTGGGTTGTcatgtcgttttttttttaaattatttaaaaaaattatacttattcACGAcacaaattaaatgaataactaaaatatcaaaaatattattaaatataaaaaaataataatatcaactATTTACCAGTCATAACACATTATTAAAAGTTgcaaaagttaaatatttttaaagtataatagggttgagttgggttgggctAGATTCCAACGAACATTCTTTACAGGAATGTAAGAGGAGTGTGAagatctctctctagcaacgcgttttaaaatcgtgagactaatATCAATAGTAATGGActactagcggtagacttgaacTGTTACGAATGGTTTCAGAGCTAAGCacggggcggtgtgccagcgagaacgatGACCCTTAAGGgtatggattgtgagattctatatCTGACCTATAAGGGAAACAAACGTTCTTTACaggagtgtgaaaatctctccctaacagatacgttttaaaatcatgagattaacgacgatacataaacaatctaaaacagacaatactTGTTAGCGGTAGACTTGCACTCTTGCAGGTTGTAACCTCGTTTTCGAGTTTATCGAAAATGTTAACTCACGAtctaatcaaatttttaatttttttttttttaaattcaacccattttaaattaaaaagtaaataataatattaaagtaaaaaataaaaataaaaaatacactaAGGGAATGGGTTCGAGACGGTGTGAATTTCCAAAACCCATCCGTACTGATAAGGAAAAAGTGCCCCATTTATgagattaatattaaaaatatgaactGTAAagtataaaacaatatttaaaaaataaataaaatataaagcgATATGATTCTGTTTAATGTCTTAATCAAACTCActcttgtaattaattaattcctAATCTTCATGCACTCGCTTAATTACTGCTCTGTTTCCCTCGGGTTTTCCAACTTTTCTGccattattattaatcaaaataattccACCATTATTAATaactataatattaattttaattatttaatataatcttgTAATTATTGCGGTTCACTTAGATTCCTAATATATTGCTCCATATCTAATATGCTTAAGGTTggttaataaaattattatttaaatacgAAATTGATTACCCAATGTCATCATTAACTcttctaaatatataatttaaaatcgaataattaaaatatttaaaaacacaAATAGAAGCGAGATCTTATTTAATTGATTCGGGTTGTCTTAAATTTGACACGTGGCTTGCTTGGTAGGAATAACACGAAACTAAGAATTTTGGGTGGGTATGATTTTACGCCGTGATTTATCCTCAACTGACGAACGTCGAGGaaaaatccttaaattttcGGGGGTGTTGGATTCTCACCAATAGTTGCGTTGTTTAAGCTGACATTGTCAACTCCGCTTCGTCTATTACTGTTCGTGAGTGgaacataatattaattaataatattccaGTGTCTTTACggttcttttaaaaaaaaaaatagtttaaagacgtaaaaaaaatagtggaTATAGGAAACAATATTAtcataaatgcattttaaaagttgattaTGGTCGAGAttttaagtattaaaaaaggcgaaaaagaaagataaatgagattttaaaataggGTTTAACTAAGCGTAGGGTCTATTGGagaatataattaattgttattaataaggaattaaattaaattaaacacaaTAATTACTAATCCCTAACAACCTTTATGCTTCAACTCCATTAGCTTAAAAGGCCTCTCTtagctttattattatttaaaaattaaaatatttggttaatatatatatatatatataaatccactacaaaaatagatttaaaaatataccgAGACGCAATATTTTTGCTCTAATTAAACaacgagttttctttgttCATACTAGTTTTGAGTCGATCATTTGACGTTTGGAGAAGACCCACAAAAGAGTTGTTCCCGGTATGTCTTCGGTCGAAACACAACAACCTACTATCGCTACGAGAGTGCTCGTACAGTAATAGTCGACATGTTCAAGACTAGGACCCCATGCCTGATCCTTTTCCTAAAGTTACGGATCCATTTTGTCGACTTTGGGCCTACGTTGTTCCATCAACAATTGAGGCAGTTATGAGTATAAGGGAACGAAGACGTTGTTGAACTTGACTCTAGTCCGATTTGATTAAATGATTCGAGAAGTGTAAGACAAAGGAATATTATAAATGTTCCTAAGATAGTTTGGATATGTGTGACATAATAAATATGGGTGCGATTAATTACATTTATGGAAgagaattaatttatttaattgaaaaaatgaaaaaataatgtttttatttatttattgagagATACGTGTCGGGCGTCAACTCAAGCGTCAAGTCAAAGACGTGACAAATATTTGCGATCACCGTCCAAAATAACCTCATCGTTGACTAATCAACAGTCCCAAACACACACATCATTTCACAGcctcataattatttaaaataaaaaaataaatattaggggaaaaaaataaatattgagattttaatataataaatatatataatttgaaataataatattttatttctggGGTTGTCGGCCGATTCTGGAGCATAAAATTTCACCCCAACCCCCTCTATTATTGCTTTATTTCACTCGAGCCCCGTGTTGTTTACAACTATGCCCTTCTTCACTGCGCATTTCTGGGAATGGCCCCTCGATAATATTCTCTCATTtaattccatttattttaaaataaaaaaggcatttagtttatttaatttttaaaattttaattttatatatttaattaatggaaTTATCCCTATCCCAATGCCATAAGCGGAAGAAAAGGCGTAACAATAAGGCCAATAATTGGGGTTCACGTTTCTcacatataaataataattggaattttttaaaaattaaaaaaaaaaaaaaggaaagcgGCGGTCTGAGAATCATCAGTGATCAGAGCAATCGAATTCTCCAGTCTCGGTCACTTCGCTCCTTGAGAAAGTGTAGCACACGCGCCGGTAAAAAACTAAGAGCGTGGAAGACACGTGCACAGTGAAGAAAGGGAGagggaaaaaaggaagatgggAAATAATAGTATGCGGGCGAGTGTAGAGTAAAGGATGACACGGTGAGCGAGACATGGAGGTCAGCCTCGAGCCCTGCAAACCGAGCTTGCCCCGATCTTCATCTCATTGCCCgtactttttgttttctttttttattaatatatatatatatatatattaattaattattattatttaaaaaaatgaaaatatttagcGTGAAAAATGACTGGCATAAAGTGAAGGCTACGGTAAACTCCAAAACCCTGCAACGCCATTCCCCTACTTCCTTCTgcctattttctttctattttttaaataaaaataataatttctttgttgtgagggataaattaaatattatttaaaataaaaaactggattttattttttatttagaaaaaaactGTAATTACCGTAGGGGTAGTAGAGTGGGTTAgtgaaaaaagaaaccctAGAGTACAGAAGGGAGCCAGTAGGGGGTTAAGAAGGAAGTGACACGTGGCAGAAAATATGTGGTCGTTCAGAATCTAGAATGGTCACGGACGGTAACTCCCGATCTGTGAAATGTTTTAATCTTCGAGACCAAATTCACATTCTCCTCAAACTCCACGTCTCTtttttacatttcttttttattttatttttttaaaattaaatcatgGATCTCTCTTTGGGCCTAGGCCCATCAATGACGTCAACTCGGTGTAAAAGCCCAATAGTAGGCCCATTAAATGTACCAAGTATAcgatatgaaatattataaatgtgGGCTATTTTCCTTTATAGTCAGGCCCAATATAAGCCCATTTTAAACTAAAGCCAGAATGTGGGTCCCAATTAAAGCTGTACAGCCTGTATTTGCAGGATAGCCCCtgcattttcattaattacgATCCTTGTTTTCAAGATTTgacattttcatttaatcctttaattggcgaaattattatcattaattcttttaacacattattagtattattatagttcaataataatatcataatgGCCCTTGCATTTTCTAATAATTGCAccgttttaaatatttgaaattacaaGATTTAGGTAAGAAAAtgtaacattttatttaaattaatataaaaaaaatattaatagcaATTAACACCATCCAATACATATAACCATAAAAGCAtatcattaatttaaactaaacaaccaaataaattaaaattcactccatttaattttttctaaattaaaaataaattattcaatgagAGTCTGACtcacaataaagaaaaattatattaaagtaaaaattcacctaatttaatttttttcaattaaaaattaattattcaatgaGACTGTCGCAGTCGTTATGActcacaataaaaaaaaattatattaaagtaaaaaataaattataataaatatttttgtttttttaagggaaaaaaaaaataaaaatgaaagatttgaaaattgaacCCCAGGAATTTAACAGCCCAAATAGATGAGTTTTAGAAGAAAACTGGGGAATGGAATTAGAATGTGGGGGTGAAGAAAACAACGATTTCCTCGTTCctattttttccctttaaaatttgtgcttttcttgcTGGAAGATACTCGTACGAGTCGTATCGGAGGAAGAGAGACATGACAAAACACCCAAAAATGGATTTAATTCTGAgcgaaagaaaatttttaactGTAAATAGTTATTGCAACAAGCAACCCCATACGCCAAACTTAAACAGAAATTCTTCGTTTCTgtctcttcatcttcatcttcatccaaAATTTCCCCGATTTTCTATGTGGGTTTGGTTTTTAATTATGTGTTGATTAACGAACCTCTGGAATTTATGTAACCTGTCTTGATCTTACCATTGTTTTGTGCTTCAATCTTGTTTAAGCTTCGATGGGTTTCTCTTTTTGGGTCGGTATATGCCGAAATTTGGCAGTAGGGCACAGCCGCGGAGAGAGATGCGGGGGATGAGATAAGCAAAGCGAAGGAATCCAAGAAATCTACGCCATGGAAGAAGGTATTTCCTCTACAGATCGTTGAATCGcttccttcttttattttgttcgtgggattggattggattggattggatttgtTTTGTGTTGGGTTAGGTATGTTTCTTCTTGATCAATCGGATGAACAACCAAATAGAAAATCGATTTAGTTGCTGGGTTGATGTTTCCTTTCAAATGCTTGATGTTGTCCTGCAATGAATCCTGtttgatattgttcatttcttcttgtttgaTTCCATTTTTTCGAGGCCACCgcttgtagatattgttctcgttggaacaccgtgatatctggctctgataccattttgtgtaacagctcaaacctcTACCGCTAGTTGATATTGCCCTCTTGGCCAGCAAAACTAGACACTGAACCGTGTTGTAGCTTTCCTAGTCAAGAGGAcgatatttgctagcggtgggcttgagatATGAGTTTGAGTTAGGTAGAATACATTTGATCAATTGGGGGAACGATCAAACAGAATGTTGAATCTGTGCCGTGTTGGTTTTTCGATTTGATTGCTTGATGTTGTCCTGCCAGAAGGAAGCTTGGGTAGGAATGGTTATGGTGGCTACTGAGCCAAAAATGTTTCTTCCCATTAGATCTATTTATGCAGCAAATGGCATGTTCTTGTATCTTATATACCGAAAATGGCATTGTTATTCCCTCGGGACTCGATCGAAGCTTCGAACGCTGACATTGTGGTGATTGCATAGGCTTATTGCTTGATGTGGTTACATGTGATCCCACATTCATTTACTACAAATTtccatataaattaaaagttcgaATCTCTGATGTTTTGGCGTTTATACATTGCTTACATTGTTCTTCAACTCTAGTAGATGAAATGCAGGGTGTTTGTAGCTATATTTagtgatttcttcttttcttgaactCAGAATTGGGTAACGTTATGCATTCGGAGGAGAACAAAGATTCAACcgaaaagaacaagaaacgGAAGCTCAAGACACCTACCCAGGTGATCGCTTTAGAGAAGTTCTATAACGGTAAAACTGCATCCTTTTGTCGATCCCTCCTCGAGGTTCTTTATACTCCCTTTAATCTGAAAGAAGTTTTTAATGCCAATTCCAGAACATAAGTATCCTACAGAGGAAATGAAATCACAGCTCGCCGAGCAGCTGGGTTTGACTGAGAAGCAAATATCTGGATGGTTTTGCCACAGAAGATTAAAAGACAAGAGATTTTGTGAAACGTATACGAGTGTACGACAGGATCGTTCGAGTGGTGTCATTCAAGACCTTGGCAGTGGGCTTGCACAAGATTCATGTGGTAGCACAAAAAATGGAGACTATTGGTATATCGATCCTCGGGAAGTTGAAAGCCAAAAGCCTTATGGCCATGAACTAGCTACCGATAATGTCCTTGAGCGGAGGAGTCAGTATACCGAAAATGTTAGTAATATGGATAATACGCCTTCGGAAAGCAGCTCGTCTTTAAAAGATAGGGTATTATCTCAAAGTGAGAATCCATATGATACAGAAGTTTCTCAGTATTTAACACATGAGGGTGCTATTCCCTCATCAAATCCAAAGGCTTTAAACTCCCTGCGGTATAAACCATCTGGCTATTTAAAAGTGAAGGGCGAAGCAGAAAATGCTGCTATTACTGCTGTTAAGAGACAGTTGGGCGTGCAATATCGGGAGGACGGTCCACCGCTTGGTGTGGAATTCCAGCCACTTCCTCCTGGTGCGTTCGAGTCCCCAGCTAAAGGTCCAATCCATGGTAAACGATAAAATGTATTTCATCGTCGACAATGTTCCTACTTTTCGTAGTAATCTCTTACATAGCATATCAATTTGCACTTgtaaatgaaaatgtttttcCTTATTGTTATGCATAATAAACATTGTActttccattttgttttcaattctcaatttatttctttatttgtcaGTTCATAGTGCCATTGCCCATGCTTAGGTCTCTAATGATAGATGAAGGCAAATGACGTTCTATAAGATCGGAATACAACTAACGAAGCGTAGATtgctaaaaatttaaattctaaagaaCGACCGACATTTAGTACTGTAACCTTGTGCCAGACACTCGAAAACTAAAATGGATATACTGAAGTGAATGATAAACTAGATGATGACTCGATTGTCGAGTGCTTCATCCTGTGCAGAATGTTGTCATGCCTTGCggtattttgattttcttctgaATTTTACCTTCTATGATCTTATTCGACTGTTACATCGAGCTTTCATTGAGCATCGTACCTATTTTTCTATGGATACTTCACAGATTCATACTATACTGGGAATCATCCTATACTTCCTCGTTCTCCAGAAATATCGACAACGAAGAAACAAAGAGCTCTTGGCTCTGTAAGTGGACCTTAACTATGCCCTTTTTAAGATGTTACTTTATTGTGGATTTTGTTTGATGATCTATATGCATGGAATAAATCTGTGTTGAATTCAAAGGCTTCATCTTAGCTAAAGGATATGGAAGATGGTAgttctaatatttttcttgcCACTCTGTTTGATTGCTCTGCAGAGGTATGAAGTACACAGTTCGAATATGAGTTCTCAGGACTCGTATATGGAGGAAGCAGTCCCGACCAGCGCTACATGTAGACCCGAGTGTCACGACAAGAATTCTATGAACCAATTAAAGAAAGGTTCCAATTATTACAACAAAACCGACCCTTTTCCCCCGCAGAACTCTCCGTTGAATATGTACGAGGAATCTGGTGGGTTGACATTATCCAGTAGTAGCAAACGGGATCATAGAATAAACTCTAGCTATAACATTCCTAGTAGTAGAACTGATTCTGTTTCCAACAATCATGGGTCCTGTTCTTCAAAAGTTGCTAATGAACAGACAGAGATGCAGCTGCATAACCATGGTTGCGTTGGCTCGAAGAGTTTCTATAGGAGCGGTAAAACGATGCCAAAGGTCCGTATTTCATACCTTTTTATTGAATGTTCTTGTATTATTTTTCCGCATTTTTCTGatcttttttgtgtttataCAGGAAATGTTcaatggagaagaaaagaCTGTAAATGGAAGTAGTGATCCAGTTAGAGGGAAGATCCTACCAACAAAGGACATGGCTGTGAGTTTAAGTGGTGTCATGTTTTGCATAATGCTATAACATTGTTGTATTGTGGTTCCTTGCTTACATTTCCCCTACTCGTGTATCAAGGTTGCAAATCGATGTCCGTTGGATTTTCCTCGGTCGAATTACGCTGCAAAATCATCCTTTTCTGGAAAACCGGGGCGGAAAAATCATGCTAGAAGGTCAGTTCAAGTAACTGTTGCTAGTAGCATGCCAATTATTCTGCATATTCATATTGAAGCTCTCATTTTTATCGTCTTTTCTGTAAATGCGTCTCATTTACACTGTTCTTTTTGCTGCTTAATCCCAAGATCTGGTTTCTTTCTATTCATGGCTTACCTTCCATGGTGAGGTATGCAATATACTTTGAGATGGACTTGGTCTTAAAATTTGTTCAAGACGGCCGGTAGGCATCAAAAGAGACCAtgtgagaacccacatcggttggggaggagaacgaagcatcctttataagggtgtggaaacctctccctagtagacgtgttttaaaagccttgaggtgaagcccaaaagggaaagcctaataaagaggacaatatctgctagcggtgggcttggtccgttacaaatggtatcagagtcaaacaccgggcgatgtgccagcaagaaagCTGAGCTCtgaaaaggggtggattggggggtacCACATTGTGattagagaaggaaacgagtgccagcgaggatgctgggccccgaagggggtggattgtgagatcccacatcggttggggaggagaatgaagcatgtgtggaaacctctccctagtagacgtgttttaaaaaccttgaggggaagcccaaagaggacgatatctgctagcagtgggcttgggccgttacatttaTAGTCTTCTTGCTTTTACCTTTAATGTGGTTAAATAACATGAGTGCTTCTCCTTGGAGATTTCCAGTGAGGTATATATTAACAACTATACATGTCGATGTAGATCCACGACGGAGATGCTATACAGCTTCACTGTCGATGAAGCGGAAGATACGAGTTCATCGTTGGATTGAACAACAGTAGAGTTTCGCTGGGTCTAGAGATTCAGAGTACATAGTTTGGAATTACTGTAAATTGGGTAGCAATATTAGTAGGTTGCAGTAAACCTTAGGCAGATTCTGGCTATCAGCCTCCCTCCTTCACCCTATCCCCTCTCTTGTGTACAAGTACAGAGCCTGCATTTTATAACTGTCTTTCTGAGGGAAActctatttgtttttgtgcGTGGATCTCCGTATCGGGTTTTCGGGTTGCGTCGATTTGTACTTCTGTAATGTTGTTTGATTGACAGAGAAGCATCGACAATGTATCATAACTGCATCGTCCATTTGTAACTCGACAGCTTTAAATGTATGATTCCGATTGAAATGTTGTGATTGTTCATCTTCTATCCATCCTTGCACATGAGAATTCCCCCTATCAAATCATTGTTCGATAGCTTTCTCCCATGAACCAACACGAACCATTCATTACCTTGGCTATGaggaaaatggtaaaaaaatggGTTGGTTTGGACCAGAGAGAAAAGGAAGTTGGAAGATAAAAGGGAGTGGCTTTTTAGGCAGGCATCGGCATCATGTGGGCGGGTGGGGGGGTTTGCAAAGGCACTTGGAGGAGGGGCCTGCCTTAGCCTCTCACTTTGTTTGATAAGCTGATTGAGATATAGAATCAAAGCATTCAATGGACGTTAGAGCTTCATTTACTCCTCAAGCTttagagaatttttttaaaaggtttaGGGTTGAAGGGATTAGAGGAGGACCACTTGGGGGACTTTTCAAAAGCAACTCTCTTACAACCGACTCGTGTGGTCTCCATCACCTCTCAACCCACACCTTTTCCAAATTCTGTGCCCACCTTCACCTTCTTATTCCTCTCATTCTTAACCCTTTCCGTAAGTTGGTCCGTTGGTGCGATGACTTTAGCTCAAAACTTGAGTCTATACCCAAAATCAGCTTCGGTATGACGTTATTTTGAAATGGAATGCACTTTTTAAATctaggtggattgtgagatcccacctctattgaagaggggaacgagacatttcttataatgtgtgaaaacttctccctagtagatacgttttaaaatcgtgaggcttatggtgatacgtaacgagtaaaaatagataatatttgttagcggtgaaTTTGGGCTGTCACTGTCTTTGGTGAATTTAGGCTGTCACTGTCTTCTTTTACAAATCACATGTCTTCTTTTACAAATCACAAATCCACAGTGCGAGCGCTGTCTTCTTTTACAAATCATAAATCCATACTTCgcatattaaataaattaggcacaaattaaaaaaaatctaattatttatccaatgtatttttaaaatttggagattaaatattaaaaagcctattaattttcttctataaattaaataatagaataGAGTCAATTAGTAAAAATGGAGGGACACGTGTGAAGGTCCAACCGACCGGTAATGGGAGAAATGGAAAGCCTAGAAGTGTCCCTATCATTTTGACAAAATATGGTGGCCATTCTcacttttatattaatttcttttacttcattattattttctttccaaattttattctattttattcttctaataaattaaattatagtgtccaaaaaacaaaataaatatatagattttaggtttaaattttCCCTtagtaatatttataaatatatatatttattccCTTGAGgagaaattcaatttaatttggcACGTttatataacttttatttattttttatttatttattaaagtttcTCAAACTTTATGAGCTTACAACTCAGTCATT carries:
- the LOC111795818 gene encoding uncharacterized protein LOC111795818 isoform X2, whose protein sequence is MEEELGNVMHSEENKDSTEKNKKRKLKTPTQVIALEKFYNEHKYPTEEMKSQLAEQLGLTEKQISGWFCHRRLKDKRFCETYTSVRQDRSSGVIQDLGSGLAQDSCGSTKNGDYWYIDPREVESQKPYGHELATDNVLERRSQYTENVSNMDNTPSESSSSLKDRVLSQSENPYDTEVSQYLTHEGAIPSSNPKALNSLRYKPSGYLKVKGEAENAAITAVKRQLGVQYREDGPPLGVEFQPLPPDSYYTGNHPILPRSPEISTTKKQRALGSRYEVHSSNMSSQDSYMEEAVPTSATCRPECHDKNSMNQLKKGSNYYNKTDPFPPQNSPLNMYEESGGLTLSSSSKRDHRINSSYNIPSSRTDSVSNNHGSCSSKVANEQTEMQLHNHGCVGSKSFYRSGKTMPKEMFNGEEKTVNGSSDPVRGKILPTKDMAVANRCPLDFPRSNYAAKSSFSGKPGRKNHARRSTTEMLYSFTVDEAEDTSSSLD
- the LOC111795818 gene encoding uncharacterized protein LOC111795818 isoform X1 encodes the protein MEEELGNVMHSEENKDSTEKNKKRKLKTPTQVIALEKFYNEHKYPTEEMKSQLAEQLGLTEKQISGWFCHRRLKDKRFCETYTSVRQDRSSGVIQDLGSGLAQDSCGSTKNGDYWYIDPREVESQKPYGHELATDNVLERRSQYTENVSNMDNTPSESSSSLKDRVLSQSENPYDTEVSQYLTHEGAIPSSNPKALNSLRYKPSGYLKVKGEAENAAITAVKRQLGVQYREDGPPLGVEFQPLPPGAFESPAKGPIHDSYYTGNHPILPRSPEISTTKKQRALGSRYEVHSSNMSSQDSYMEEAVPTSATCRPECHDKNSMNQLKKGSNYYNKTDPFPPQNSPLNMYEESGGLTLSSSSKRDHRINSSYNIPSSRTDSVSNNHGSCSSKVANEQTEMQLHNHGCVGSKSFYRSGKTMPKEMFNGEEKTVNGSSDPVRGKILPTKDMAVANRCPLDFPRSNYAAKSSFSGKPGRKNHARRSTTEMLYSFTVDEAEDTSSSLD